GGTGCCCCGAAACCTGCCTCGTCGAGCACGGCACGTCCGTTCGCCCCGGTGACGAAACGCACGAAATCCCCGGCGCGACCGGAACTCTGCGAATTCTCCAGGGCGGCGACGAGATAGACGTTGACGATCTCCGCGGCCTGGGGGACGGCGACGGCCGTGACGGCGTCGCCGGCACCGACGGCATCGGTGACGTAGACGAGACCGGCGTCGGCCTGCCCCGAGGTGACCTTGCCGAGCACATCGGTCACGGCGGACTCCTCCGAGACGGGAACGATGTCCACCCCGGTGGCCTCCTCGAGGCGGGTGGTCGCCGCACCGCACGGCACCTGCGGAGCACACACGACCACCGAGATCCCCTCGGCGGTGAGATCGGCGAACATCCGGATGTTCTTCGGGTTCCCGGGTTCGGTGACGATCGTGAGGGTGTTGGTCGCGAAGGAGGCGGGTTCACCGGCGACGAGACCCGCCGCGACGGCGGCGTCCATCGTGCGGGTATCGGCGGTCGCGAGGACGTCGCCGGGTGCGCCCTGCTCGAGCTGGGCCACGAGGTCCGACGACCCCGTGAACGACAGTTCGACGGTCACACCGGGATTCGCGTCCTCGAATCGTTCGGCGAGCTCGGTGAACGGTGCCTTCAGCGAGGCGGCGGCGAAGACGGTCAGGGTGTCCGCGCCGTCGGCCCCCGACCCGCACGCGGCCAGCACCGGTACCGACGCCAGTACTGCGGCCGCTGCGACGGCACGAATCCTCACTCG
This region of Rhodococcus sp. Z13 genomic DNA includes:
- the modA gene encoding molybdate ABC transporter substrate-binding protein; this encodes MRAVAAAAVLASVPVLAACGSGADGADTLTVFAAASLKAPFTELAERFEDANPGVTVELSFTGSSDLVAQLEQGAPGDVLATADTRTMDAAVAAGLVAGEPASFATNTLTIVTEPGNPKNIRMFADLTAEGISVVVCAPQVPCGAATTRLEEATGVDIVPVSEESAVTDVLGKVTSGQADAGLVYVTDAVGAGDAVTAVAVPQAAEIVNVYLVAALENSQSSGRAGDFVRFVTGANGRAVLDEAGFGAP